TCAGGGGGGCATCGTGACAAGCGAAGCACCAATTTCCCTGGCAAAGCTCGCCCTCGTCGACCCTTCGACTGGCAAGCCAGTTCGCGTCGGGTTCCGTGAGGACGTCGTGGAGCGCGATGGCAAGAAGAAGACCATCCGTGTTCGCGTTGCCCGTGGTGGCAGCCGCCGTGGCATCACACCGGGTAAGGAGCTTGACGCATGAGCCCGCGTTTGAAGGAAAAGTACGAGGACAAGGTCAAGGCGGAACTGATTGAACAGTTCAATCTTGAGAACGTCATGCAGGTTGGTAAGCCGGTAAAGGTTGTCGTCAACATGGGTGTGGGCGAAGCAGCTCGAGATGCGAAGGCTCTCGATGGTGCTATTGCCGACCTCCAGGCGATTACAGGTCAGAAGCCGCGCATCAACCGCGCCAAGAAGTCCATTGCCCAGTTCAAGCTTCGCGAGGGCCAGGCAATCGGTGCATCCGTAACGCTACGTGGCGATCGCATGTGGGAGTTCCTGGATCGACTGCTGTCGGTTTCGCTGCCCCGTATTCGCGACTTCCGCGGCTTGTCTCCCAAGCAGTTTGACGGACATGGTAACTACACTTTTGGTTTGACAGAACAGTCCATGTTCCACGAAATCAACGTTGACAACATTGACCGTGTTCGCGGTATGGACGTCACCATTGTTACGTCTGCAGATACCGATGAGCAGGGGCGTGAGCTCTTGCGTAAACTCGGTTTCCCTTTCAAGGAGGCGTAACCGATGGCAAAAACATCGCTGAAAATCAAGGCTAGCCGCAAGCCCAAGTTTGCTGTGCGTGCCTACACCCGGTGCAACCGTTGCGGTCGACCCAAGTCGGTCTACCGTAAGTTCGGCCTGTGCCGCATCTGCCTGCGTGAACTCGCCCTTAAGGGTGACCTCCCGGGCGTAACGAAGAGCAGCTGGTAACACTTACGACGTAGGTCTACGGGCATTACGCCCGATAGCGGAAACCGCGTCGAGGAAGGGGTCCGCCCCAAAATGACAATGACTGATCCAATCGCAGACATGCTAACGCGTCTGCGCAACGCGAACCAGGCTCACCATGAGTCTGTGTCGATGCCGTACTCCAAACTGAAGAATGCCATTGCGCAGATTCTCCTCAGTGAGGGCTACATCAAGGCGATTTCTGTTGAGGATGCCCGTGTGGGCAAGACTCTGGTACTCAGCCTGAAGTACGGAAACAAGCGCGAAAGGGCCATCACCGGCCTGCGGCGCATTTCCAAGCCGGGGCTGCGTGTATACGCGAAGTCCACAAACCTCCCGCAGGTCCGCGGTGGTCTAGGCGTGGCGATTCTTTCGACCTCGTCCGGATTGCTGACAGATCGCCAGGCGGCCGACAAAGCCGTGGGCGGCGAAGTTGTCGCCTACGTCTGGTAAGGGAAGAGCGAATGTCACGTATCGGTAAGCAGCCGGTGGTTATTCCCGCCGGTGTAGAAGTAAAGATTGACGGAAACGTCGTCACCGTTGTGGGCCCGAAGGGGACTCTCACTCAGGAACTGCGTGCCCCCATCACCGCGAAGGTTGAGGGTGGCGAGGTTGTTCTTGAGCGCCCCGTGGATACCCGTGAGGCGCGCGCATTGCACGGCCTGTACCGGACCCTCGTCGCGAACATGGTGGAGGGTGTCACCAACGGGTACTCGAAGACACTTGAGATTGTCGGTACCGGTTACCGTGCAACTCAGAAGGGCGCGAATGTCGAGTTTGCGCTTGGGTACTCGCACTCGATCACGGTGGAACCAGAAGCCGGTATTGAACTTGCGGTCCCTTCACAGACCAAGGTCGTGGTGAGCGGAATCGACAAGCAGCAGGTAGGCGAAGTCGCGGCGAACATACGCAAGCTGCGCAAACCAGAGCCTTACAAAGGCAAGGGTATTCGCTACGAAGGCGAAGTCGTACGTCGCAAGGTCGGAAAGGCGGGTAAGTGATGGCTTACGCGGTCAAAGGTAAGGGCAAGGTTATTGCTCGTAAGCGCCGCCACCAGCGTGTGCGTCAGAAGGTCAATGGCACCGCCAGTCGTCCTCGGCTGGTCGTCACCCGCTCGAACCGTCACATGTTCGCCCAGGTTGTCAACGACACTGAGGGCAACACCGTAGTGTGGGCGTCCACCATGGAGCCAGAGCTGCGCAGTGACGATGCGAAGAAGACGGACAAGGCTCGTAAGGTCGGTGAGCTCATCGCTCAGCGTGCCAAAGAGGCCGGCATTGAAGAAGTCGTATTTGACCGCGGTGGCAACGTCTACCACGGCCGAGTTGCGGCAGTAGCGGAAGGCGCCCGCGAGGGCGGCCTGAAGCTGTAGGCGCGAGAAAAGGAAGAGAGAGTATCTGATGGCTGCACAGCAGCGAGGTAGTAACGATCAGGACAGTTCCGCGCGCCAGAGCCGCGATGGGGCAGGTCAGGGTCAAGGCCAGGGCCGTGGTCGTGGTGGCCGCGGTGGTGACCGTCGCGACAACCGTCGTGAACAAGATCGCAATCAGTATCTGGAGCGCGTTGTCGCTATCAACCGTGTGTCTAAGGTTGTGAAGGGTGGCCGACGCTTTTCCTTCACCGCCCTCGTCGTTGTCGGCGATGGCGAAGGTATGGTCGGGATCGGTTACGGCAAGGCCAAGGAAGTTCCAGCGGCTATTGCCAAGGGTGTTGAGGAAGCAAAGAAGAGCTTCTTCCGCGTTCCCATGATTCGCAGGTCGATTCCCCACAAGGTTCAAGGTGAAGATGCAGCGGGCGTAGTAATGTTGCGTCCTGCCTCTCCGGGAACCGGTGTAATCGCCGGCGGTCCTGTTCGCGCAGTACTGGAATGCGCTGGCATTCACGATGTGCTGACGAAGTCACTTGGATCTTCAAACGCAATCAACATCGTGCGTGCAACAGTTGCAGCGCTCAAGCAGCTTGATGAGCCTGAGGCAGTGGCTGCTCGTCGTGGCCTCCCACTGGAGCGTGTAGCACCGGCAGCAATGCTTCGTGCACGTGCAGAAGGTGTTGCTGATAAGAAGGCAGCGGCGGAAGCCGCTGAAGCAGACAAGGCAGCAGCGGGGGTGAGCAACTGATGGCGAAGGTCGAAATCACTCTGAAGAAGTCACTTTCAGGCCAGAAGGAGAACATCCGCGAGTCCGCGAAGTCCCTGGGTCTGAAGAAGATTGGTCAAAAGACTGTCCGTGAGGACACCGCGGTTGTTCGAGGCCAAATTCAGACAATCAAGCACCTGGTAGAAGTAGAGGAGGCGAAGTAGGTATGGCTACTAACAAGAAGAACGCCAATCTGCCCGCCGAGGGCGAGGTGTTGAGGCTACATCACTTGGCTCCCGCACCCGGTGCCAAGAAGGATCGCACCCGTGTGGGTCGTGGTGAAGGTTCCAAGGGTAAGACCGCGGGTCGCGGCACCAAGGGAACTAAGGCACGCTATCAGGTTCCCCTCGGATTCGAGGGTGGCCAGATGCCCATCCACATGCGTCTTCCGAAACTGCGTGGGTTCACAAACCCCTTCCGTGTCGAGTACCAGGTTGTAAATCTGGACACTCTGGCTGATGCTTACCCTGAGGGTGGCTCAGTCACGGTTGAGGATCTTGTCGCCAAGCGTCTTGTACGTAAGGGAGAGCCGGTCAAGGTTCTCGGTGGCGGTGAAATCACAGTGGCACTGGAAGTTGAGGTCGACAAGTGGTCGGCTTCGGCAGAAGCGAAAATCAAGGAGGCGGGCGGCTCAATCTCCGCTCGCTAGTAAGAGTGGAGGGTGCCGAGACTCGGTGCCCTCCCTTTTTCTTACATCAAATTTGTGCTTGCTCATCAAATGTGGGCACCGCAACCCGACTTAGGAAGTAGTCTGGGCTAGTCTCAAAGCTTGTCCAGATGGCTAATGCCCCCCGGGGTTTGGAGGAAGTGTGTTCAAGGCTTTCGCACAGGCATTCCGTACGCCTGATCTGCGACGAAAGATTCTCTTTTCGTTGCTAATCATGGCTCTGTACCGCCTTGGAACCTTTATTCCCACACCGGGAGTGTCGGCTTCGAACGTAAATGCGTGTCTCGCCCAGCAGGAATCAACTTCTGTGCTCGACATGTTCAACCTGTTCTCGGGCGGCGCTTTGATGCAGCTGTCCATCTTCGCCCTCGGCATCATGCCGTACATTACGGCGTCGATCATCATCCAGGTTCTCAGGGTCGCAGTGCCAAGGTTGCAGGATCTACATCTTGAGGGACAGTCGGGACAGTCAAAGCTGACTCAGTACACCCGCTATCTGACAATCTTCCTGGCGATCTTGCAGTCGACAACGATGATCACAATGGCAGCGTCCGGGCAGATGTTCCCCAACTGCCCCAATGAAATCATACCGAATGCAACATTCGCGACCTACCTATTCATGGTTGTGGTTATGACCGCGGGGACGTCCGTCATCATGTGGTTCGGCGAACTGATCACGGAACGCGGAGTCGGCAACGGAATGTCCCTGCTGATCTTCACTTCGATCGTGGCAACTATGCCCATGCAGCTGTGGGACATCGGAATGACCAGGGGCTGGCTGACCGTCTTGGCCATTCTGGTGATCATCTTGGCAGTAACGGTTGCGGTCGTTTACGTTGAACAAGCGCAGAGGCGAATCCCCGTTCAGTACGCCAAGCGAATGGTCGGTCGGCGCACTTACGGCGGGACCACCACCTACATCCCACTGAAGATCAACATGGCTGGCGTCATCCCAGTTATCTTCTCGACTTCGATCCTGGGCCTACCGCCGTTGATTGCTCAGTTTGGAGATCCCGCGTCTGGCTGGGTGCAGTGGATTGGACGCAACTTCTCTCATCAGAGCGGTTGGTACATGTTGACGAATGCTGTGCTGATCCTGGCGTTTGCCTTCTTCTACACCTCCATTACCTTCAACCCTGATGAAGTCTCTGACAATATGAAGCGTTACGGCGGTTTCATTCCTGGGTACAGGGCAGGCAAGCCCACCGCTGACTACCTGCGTTACGTCATCAACCGCATCACCACTGTCGGGTCGATCTACCTGGTGATTGTTGCGATTCTGCCTTCGATCGTCATGATCCCGCTGAACCTCGGTCCGAACCAGATGCCATTTGGCGGAACGACCCTATTGATCATGGTTGGTGTCGGCCTGCAGACCGTCAAGGAAGTAAACTCTCAACTACAACAGCACCACTATGAGGGATTCTTGAAATGACCGCGATGATCCTGCTCGGTCCGCCCGCCGTTGGGAAGGGGACCCAGGCTGTCTGGCTTGCGGAGTGCCTGGGCGTTCCGACAATTTCGACGGGGCAGATCTTCAGAAGCAACATCGAGGACGGCACTGAGTTAGGTCGACTCGCTGACTCCTATATTTCTAAGGGTAAGTTCGTTCCTGATTCGATAACGGTACCCATGGTGGACGCTCGACTTTCAGCTCCGGACGTCGAGGGCGGTTTCATCCTCGATGGCTTCCCTCGCAACTTGGATCAGGCACACGCCTTACGTGACTTGCTTGCAAGTCGGGGGGTGAAGCTCGACATCGTCCTCGAACTGGAGGCCCCCGAGGGCGTTGTAGTAGAACGCCTTCAGAACCGGGCTGGTGTGGAACACCGCAGTGACGACAAAGTTGATGTTTTCATTCAGCGGCTCAAGGACTACCACGAGCTAACGGAGCCAATCGCTACCTATTACGCAGATCAAGACCTCCTCGAAGTCATCGATGCAAACCAAGATCGTGAAGGCGTCCATGACGCCATCATGGCAGTGCTGAAAGACAAAGGTCTCTGCAAGTAGTGGAACGTCCAACCATCAAGTCGCCAACCGAACTTGAGTACATGCGTGAAGCAGGTCTGGTTGTAGCGGCCATCCATCGGGCCCTCATTGATGCGACGAAACCCGGGGTTACGACCGCTCAGCTCGACCAGGTTGTAGCAAAAGTTGTAGCCGATGCGGGCGCAAAGCCCAACTTTCTTCACTATCAGGGGTTTCCTGCGACGGTGTGCATCTCAGTTAATGACGAGGTCGTGCACGGTATTCCAGGGCAGCGCGCACTTGAGCTCGGCGATATCGTGTCATACGACTGCGGTGCATACGTGGTTCGTGCTGGCAAGAAGTGGCATGGTGACGCTGCAGTCACGGTGGTCGTTGGAGACACTCACATTCCGGATGCTCAGTTCGCACAGGGGATTCATCCTGAGGGGGAAGTTGGCGGAGTGAGCCCGGTGACTTTGTCGCGGCGCCGCACACTCTCTTCCGTAACCCGGGGATCTATGTGGGCTGGTATTGCAGCAGCAGCCACAGCAAAGCGGACCAATGACGTTGCCGCGGCTATCGAGGACTTCGTGGAAGCCGAGGGCGCAGCGATCCAGGCCGATCAAGGGTGGTCCCCCGAGATTATCGAAGGTTACACGGGTCATGGAATCGGCACCCACCTGCATGAAGACCCGACGGTCTACAACTATCGGACCCGAGGTAGGAGCGGCAAGCTGGTCGCCGGGATGGCGATTTGTATTGAGCCGATGGTTATTGCAGGGGACTCGACCTCGGCCGTCCTCGATGACGAGTGGACTGTTGTCACAGTCGAGGGTACTGATGCCGCTCACTGGGAACATACCGTGGCAATCGGTAAACACGGAATTTCCGTGCTGACTGCTCCCGATGCTGGAGCCGCAGGCCTAGCCCCATTTGGGATTACGCCGATTCGCAGCTTCGTCTAGCAGAAGTTTTCGTGAGTTCCATAACTACCTGCTGCTGGCCCTTTGTCAACAACTAAGTCTGCACTAGGCTAAACAGTCGGGCATACTCATTTCGGGTGCCACTGGCTAAGCGTAAGGACCAGCGGAATATATGGCAAAAAAGGACGGCGTAATCGAAGTCGAGGGCAGTGTCGTTGAGGCGCTCCCAAATGCGATGTTTCGTGTCGAACTTGAAAACGGACACATCGTGCTCGCACACATCTCAGGCAAGATGCGGCAGCACTACATCCGAATTCTGCCTGACGACCGCGTGGTTGTTGAACTAAGCCCGTATGACTTGTCACGTGGACGGATTGTCTACCGCTACAAGTAAGGTTCGGTTGGTTAATCTTCGTGGGGAACGCAAGGGATCCTCGTAGACGGCCTCGACAGTTGCGACTTGCAACAAAGGAACAGCAATGAAAGTAAAACCAAGCGTCAAGCGGATCTGTGACAAGTGCAAGGTGATTCGTCGCCACGGCACCGTCATGGTGATTTGCGAGAACCCCCGCCACAAGCAGCGCCAGGGCTGACACCAGTCAGATAGGCGCCCGAAGAGATTCGGGTGGTATCGGAAAAGCTCTCCCGAACAGGACGGATGTCCTGGACCCTCGGTTCGGAGGCCGAGGCTGGCGGCAGTCTGAAAGGACAGCGTCAGTAGGGAAGGCAAGACCTTCGAAAACAATGGAGCATAGAGGAACATGGCACGTATCGCCGGCGTCGACCTCCCCCGCGACAAGCGGCTTGAGGTTGCGCTTACCTACATTTATGGCATTGGACGCACCCGTTCTAAAGAGACGCTGCAGGCCACGGGTATTAGCCCCGACCTGCGCGTAAAGGACGCCACAGAAGAAGACATGGTTGCCCTGCGTCAGTACATCGAGACCCACTTTGAGGTGGAGGGCGATCTACGACGTGAGGTCCAGGCGGATATCCGTCGCAAGATCGAAATCGGCAGCTACCAGGGCATGC
This genomic stretch from Schaalia sp. JY-X169 harbors:
- the rplE gene encoding 50S ribosomal protein L5 codes for the protein MSPRLKEKYEDKVKAELIEQFNLENVMQVGKPVKVVVNMGVGEAARDAKALDGAIADLQAITGQKPRINRAKKSIAQFKLREGQAIGASVTLRGDRMWEFLDRLLSVSLPRIRDFRGLSPKQFDGHGNYTFGLTEQSMFHEINVDNIDRVRGMDVTIVTSADTDEQGRELLRKLGFPFKEA
- a CDS encoding type Z 30S ribosomal protein S14; this translates as MAKTSLKIKASRKPKFAVRAYTRCNRCGRPKSVYRKFGLCRICLRELALKGDLPGVTKSSW
- the rpsH gene encoding 30S ribosomal protein S8; this encodes MTMTDPIADMLTRLRNANQAHHESVSMPYSKLKNAIAQILLSEGYIKAISVEDARVGKTLVLSLKYGNKRERAITGLRRISKPGLRVYAKSTNLPQVRGGLGVAILSTSSGLLTDRQAADKAVGGEVVAYVW
- the rplF gene encoding 50S ribosomal protein L6 → MSRIGKQPVVIPAGVEVKIDGNVVTVVGPKGTLTQELRAPITAKVEGGEVVLERPVDTREARALHGLYRTLVANMVEGVTNGYSKTLEIVGTGYRATQKGANVEFALGYSHSITVEPEAGIELAVPSQTKVVVSGIDKQQVGEVAANIRKLRKPEPYKGKGIRYEGEVVRRKVGKAGK
- the rplR gene encoding 50S ribosomal protein L18 — translated: MAYAVKGKGKVIARKRRHQRVRQKVNGTASRPRLVVTRSNRHMFAQVVNDTEGNTVVWASTMEPELRSDDAKKTDKARKVGELIAQRAKEAGIEEVVFDRGGNVYHGRVAAVAEGAREGGLKL
- the rpsE gene encoding 30S ribosomal protein S5; the protein is MAAQQRGSNDQDSSARQSRDGAGQGQGQGRGRGGRGGDRRDNRREQDRNQYLERVVAINRVSKVVKGGRRFSFTALVVVGDGEGMVGIGYGKAKEVPAAIAKGVEEAKKSFFRVPMIRRSIPHKVQGEDAAGVVMLRPASPGTGVIAGGPVRAVLECAGIHDVLTKSLGSSNAINIVRATVAALKQLDEPEAVAARRGLPLERVAPAAMLRARAEGVADKKAAAEAAEADKAAAGVSN
- the rpmD gene encoding 50S ribosomal protein L30 translates to MAKVEITLKKSLSGQKENIRESAKSLGLKKIGQKTVREDTAVVRGQIQTIKHLVEVEEAK
- the rplO gene encoding 50S ribosomal protein L15, which produces MATNKKNANLPAEGEVLRLHHLAPAPGAKKDRTRVGRGEGSKGKTAGRGTKGTKARYQVPLGFEGGQMPIHMRLPKLRGFTNPFRVEYQVVNLDTLADAYPEGGSVTVEDLVAKRLVRKGEPVKVLGGGEITVALEVEVDKWSASAEAKIKEAGGSISAR
- the secY gene encoding preprotein translocase subunit SecY, with translation MFKAFAQAFRTPDLRRKILFSLLIMALYRLGTFIPTPGVSASNVNACLAQQESTSVLDMFNLFSGGALMQLSIFALGIMPYITASIIIQVLRVAVPRLQDLHLEGQSGQSKLTQYTRYLTIFLAILQSTTMITMAASGQMFPNCPNEIIPNATFATYLFMVVVMTAGTSVIMWFGELITERGVGNGMSLLIFTSIVATMPMQLWDIGMTRGWLTVLAILVIILAVTVAVVYVEQAQRRIPVQYAKRMVGRRTYGGTTTYIPLKINMAGVIPVIFSTSILGLPPLIAQFGDPASGWVQWIGRNFSHQSGWYMLTNAVLILAFAFFYTSITFNPDEVSDNMKRYGGFIPGYRAGKPTADYLRYVINRITTVGSIYLVIVAILPSIVMIPLNLGPNQMPFGGTTLLIMVGVGLQTVKEVNSQLQQHHYEGFLK
- a CDS encoding adenylate kinase — protein: MTAMILLGPPAVGKGTQAVWLAECLGVPTISTGQIFRSNIEDGTELGRLADSYISKGKFVPDSITVPMVDARLSAPDVEGGFILDGFPRNLDQAHALRDLLASRGVKLDIVLELEAPEGVVVERLQNRAGVEHRSDDKVDVFIQRLKDYHELTEPIATYYADQDLLEVIDANQDREGVHDAIMAVLKDKGLCK
- a CDS encoding M24 family metallopeptidase, which translates into the protein MERPTIKSPTELEYMREAGLVVAAIHRALIDATKPGVTTAQLDQVVAKVVADAGAKPNFLHYQGFPATVCISVNDEVVHGIPGQRALELGDIVSYDCGAYVVRAGKKWHGDAAVTVVVGDTHIPDAQFAQGIHPEGEVGGVSPVTLSRRRTLSSVTRGSMWAGIAAAATAKRTNDVAAAIEDFVEAEGAAIQADQGWSPEIIEGYTGHGIGTHLHEDPTVYNYRTRGRSGKLVAGMAICIEPMVIAGDSTSAVLDDEWTVVTVEGTDAAHWEHTVAIGKHGISVLTAPDAGAAGLAPFGITPIRSFV
- the infA gene encoding translation initiation factor IF-1, which encodes MAKKDGVIEVEGSVVEALPNAMFRVELENGHIVLAHISGKMRQHYIRILPDDRVVVELSPYDLSRGRIVYRYK
- the rpmJ gene encoding 50S ribosomal protein L36 codes for the protein MKVKPSVKRICDKCKVIRRHGTVMVICENPRHKQRQG
- the rpsM gene encoding 30S ribosomal protein S13, which gives rise to MARIAGVDLPRDKRLEVALTYIYGIGRTRSKETLQATGISPDLRVKDATEEDMVALRQYIETHFEVEGDLRREVQADIRRKIEIGSYQGMRHRRGLPVRGQRTKTNARTRKGPKRTVAGKKK